Within the Gossypium raimondii isolate GPD5lz chromosome 12, ASM2569854v1, whole genome shotgun sequence genome, the region GGACGACTGTTTGGATAGCTTGCAATCTATATATCCAACATCGTCTCAAGTAGAGAAATCCAATCTGATCATACATTAGGCGAAGATCCAGTCAAAAAAAACTTGTCAGAGGTACTTGTATTAAATTCTAGTCTTCATTTTTTagacttaatttaatttttttttgaaataaatatcaGATTGGGCTAAATAAAACTTAGGAATTTACATAAGAGatcaaaaacatgaaaaaacaGAAACCCAGTAATCAGACTAGGCCcaacaaaatgaaaaacaaaaacattaataaaaaggaaACCTAATCACCTAGGAAATGAAAAAAGGAAACAACTCAACAGCACATTAATTAGCCGTTCCCTCTGCCCAATCAGCCTCAACAGTTATAACGCGTCTTGTCCCTTCAATTTCAAATCACCTTTCAAGacgttttgaaaatcaaaagctTAGTATAGTAACTCTGAAATCTACTTTACTCCGAAACCATCTCTTCATTTCTCCCTTATCCTGCTTCAATCTGGTTCTCTCACCCTATCGATTTCTGCTTGAATCTCTGCGACTCCAGGGACTCTTCCGACCAGGTAATCTCCTCTATTACTTTTAATCGCTTCAGATGCTAGAATATGCGCAAGGTTATTTGTAGATCTTGGGGTATATTCGAACTTACAATCTTTAAAGTATAGCGAAAGCTGATGGATATCATGAATAAACGCACTGACCAGTGATTTATCTGGATTTTTTGTTTTACACTTCTTTATTATTGATAACGAATCTCCTTCAATAATAGCTCTGTCCCACTGCATGTGAACGCCGATCTGGAGGGCTTTCCTGCATGCAATTGCTTCCGCTCCAAAAGCTGATGGAACCCATTGAAGAACCTTCGAACAAGATAAGAGAACTGAACCCTCTTCGTCTCTGGCTACAACTCTAATAGCTGCTTTATTTTGTCCTCTTACATAAGCTGcatcaaaattgattttgacAAAACTGTCCGTTGGTCTTATCCATTTTTCCACAGTTGTGGAAGATTGTCGACTAGTTTTAGCAACTGAGTCTAACTCAATAATGTAACTATTAACAAAACTCCTCATTTCTTTTACAGATTTACTTCCTTTTTATGTAATATGTTGTTCCTATCACCCCCAAATGGCCCATACTGCAACACAGAAAATCCGACGGTGGGATGCTGAACACTGAGAAAAGACCCAGGTTAACCACTGTTGAAACCCCATCTGGTTATCCTGCACATATCTAAGGAATGATAACTCTCTCCACACTGATATTGTAACAGGGCACTCTCGAAAAAGATGTTCTATGGATTCAGACCCAAAACCACACCGAGGACACACTAAAGACCAAAACCACACCGAGGACACACTGAAGTACTCGTTAGCCGTCTAAGTAACATATTAGCGCGAGTAGCTAGGAAGTTCCACGAGATCTTCCAAActgtaattttgatttttaagggtATATCGAGAAGCCATAGTTTCCTATAGAAGTCCTTGTAGTCAATTTGTAAAGCATAAGCTCTAATattttgtaatagtttataggaGCTACGTACTGTGAACTCCCCCGATGCTTCGGCACTCCAAACTTGAAAGTCTTCGTGTGGTTTTTCAGCCAGCGGGATACTGAGAATCATCTCTGCTACATCTTCCGGGAAGGTATGCTCTATCAACTCTTTTTTCCATGTTCTACTGTTTGAATCAATTAATTCCGCAACCTTGCtatcattcaaattcaaattcataacTGGTAGTATAACACGCGGTAAAACTGGAATCCAATTATCACGGCTGATCGAAATATTTATGCATTTACCCACCCTCCAGCATAATCCCTCAGCTAAGACACCCTTAGTAGCCCAAATACTCTTCCATGTAtacgaagcattatttcccaaacttgaatttaaaaaatcaactttTGGAAAATACTTCGCTTTTAATACTTTTGTTACTAAAGAATTTGGGTTGTTCAAGATACGCCACCCCTGTTTAGCAATAAGGGAAATATTAAACTGAGCCATATTCCTAAATCCCATTCCACCCTCATCTTTAGGACGACATAAATACTTCCATTGACACCAATGAATACCTCTTCTTTTATGCGCTTTCTGCCACCAGAACTTAGCAAATATGTTTTCAAAATCTCCACAGAGAGTCTTTGGTAATAAGAAACACGACATAGCATAGGTAGGGATGGTCTGTAAcactgatttaataaaaatttctttaccACCTTGTGATAACCATTAGTACTCCACCCCTCAATCCTAGTAAAAATCTTCTCTTTTAACTGTTGGAAGGATTCCTTCTTCCTTCGACCAACCATGTTCGGAAGCCCCAATTAACGTTCTAAGTTTGTAGAAATCCGCACCCCCAGCTTTGTCGATGCTTCTTCCTTCTTCTCCTCAGATGTATTCATactaaagaaaattgaagactTATTGAAGTTAA harbors:
- the LOC128035332 gene encoding uncharacterized protein LOC128035332; its protein translation is MVGRRKKESFQQLKEKIFTRIEGWSTNGYHKVVKKFLLNQCYRPSLPMLCRVSYYQRLSVEILKTYLLSSGGRKRIKEEGWRILNNPNSLVTKVLKAKYFPKVDFLNSSLGNNASYTWKSIWATKGVLAEGLCWRVGKCINISISRDNWIPVLPRVILPVMNLNLNDSKVAELIDSNSRTWKKELIEHTFPEDVAEMILSIPLAEKPHEDFQVWSAEASGEFTHPTVGFSVLQYGPFGGDRNNILHKKEVNL